ttttctttttaattaggctatttataAAAAGAGTTATTTCTACATGAACTCTTCAAGTCCAACGCCTTATATGCAATGGCGGAATTAGAATTTTTATCAAGGagtgtcaaaatataaaaaagtaaagatACGAAGAAATAAAGGGGATTCactacataatatatatacataaaaagaatCTTCTTTACGTATCTATATAGCGTTATTTTCCAACAAATGGGTGTCAGTGACACCCCTTAGATGCAGTGGCTCTGCCACTGCTtatatgacatatttaagacaCTAGattctcttttggtattttaatatattatatacatttttaatttaagaccatcatttttttttcttaatcttCGTTCTTGAATAAACTAAAACATATAAATTAAAGCGGAGGGAATAAAACttgtatgaaggaaaaaaagtttGCGGCTTTGAAGTTTCGTTTTTGAAATCTATCctctttaaaaaattcaaatatttcaCATGTCCAAACGAAATAATAATGATTATTTTGTGtatgatatattgatatatatttgatgtatgatatattgatatatatttgaCTTACTGCACAGGAACATTTTTCAGAATGTGCAGGAACTGGGAATATTTTTTCTAACACTTTCAGATTTTCTTTTCTCGTAGCATTTAATTTGTCAGTTTTCATGCTCATGCGTGAGGGCTGGGGATTTTCATATGGTCAATTTTTCATTATGAAGTATGCCACAAAGTGATTCATTACCACTGAATAAAGGGTAaataaaaattccttttttttctttttcttttagctttttttttccGCCTACTTTAACGAGAGAGGTTGAGGTAGAGTGGTAAAGATGATTAAAAAAGAATAGAGGCAGAGTGGGTAAagatattctttttttcttcttctctttttttctagttttaattattatttatttattgtattgGCGGACAGCATGGTTGATCTAGAGTCTCACCTGCGGGATTTATGCCAATCTGTACCTTGTGATCAAATTCTATATATGTATTTAGGAATGTCAAATGGCGGGTTGGGCTGAATTTGGGGGGTTACGATGGGCTGAGTTAGTAAATGACATGGATAGAAATGAGCTGGACTAAAAAGCGGGTCATAACTCAATCCGTCCTTGTAcaaagttttaatttctttgtttgttcttttataatattttagtatcaaatcaaactattttctttctttattataactagtataacatatgaaataaaaagCTGTATTTTCTAAACTATTTTGACAAGAACTTTTATGGGTCAATTTGGGGTGTATACGTGCCCAACTTTATATGAACTGAAATGAGTTGGGTTGAAATGAGCTGAGTTGATAATTGGGCGGGTCAATATCAGCTCAAACTTGAACGGGTTGCGGAGGTCATGTTTTCATGGGTTGATTTTGACACCCCTACATGTATTAGAAAATCTACcaacttataaatatttttaactataaactcagTTATTATTACATATTAATTTGGTTGAATACGTTCTAAGAACttataaacttcaaattttagATCTACCTCTAATTGGCTAAATAATGGTACATGAGATTTTTATGTGAGATTAAAATTCTGAACCTAAATCATGTAGAATGAAGTTATAATCACTTAACtgcaagtcttttttttttttttttcactcggTGTTCAGTACCCGCATTGAAGTCCGATTAAATTTAGATTCGCGTCGGGAAGTCCCACATTGAGGAGTAAAATGCTCCCTAACAAAGACGACTCCATACCCAAGAGACTCAAACCTGAGACCTAGAGGCGGAGCAACATAGGGCCGAGGGGGTTACCGAAACCCCCTtcgtcaaaaaaaaataaaatactatttatacatggttaaaatattttttatgtatatataataaatgttgaaccccctttgacttcttcgtatatttactattttatattttgaaccacTTTAGTGAAAGTCCTGACTCAGCTACTGCTGAGATCTCTAGTTAATTAACAACAAATGAGTACTTACCACTCTACCACAACCCTTATTGGTACTCCACCGCAACTCTAATTATTGAGTcttgagaaaaaggaaaaaaggaacaaGAGAAGGAAAAGTAAGTGACACCTTGGCTTGTTTAAATTttgctctcttctctctctctttcctttttttttttttttaatttttaaatccAACTTGTGTTTCCGCCCCATTAAATAATCACATTCTCTATCAGAATCCATTTTCAatattcctattttttttccccaatGGATTAACTACTGAATTGCAAAAGAAGCTTctgcttttctttattttgtgtATGGGAAAGCAAAACAAgcttctttcttaaatttgttCATTGAATAATGTTGGACAACTAATTATGGGCATTACTTGAAACATAAGCTACTACTTCAATAGATTACAAGATGTCTCCAATgattaaaagttaaaagtctatCTTTCTagaggtctttaatttttccatcATATATACTAATAACATATACAATTATTCAATTAACTGAAGTGCAGACATGATTTTTTGAAGCAATTTCAAGGCCAGCAAATATAGGGCCACACTACAAACCTCAGCCATTAGAAACTTCATTATATTTCCCATCAATAGGGACTATCATGCATGTGAAACGTGTGATTATGTACTctaaaagtttaaatatttttttgagaCTCGATTATTTCATTTGGTTCTATACATGCTGAAGAGGgtgattatcttatttaaaaccttaattttaaaaatatgtcatattatatattaatatttgacatatacatacaccataatttttcaaaaaatggtgTTTAACTTAACGGCCTTGAGCTTATGTGGCTTCGGCACTGCATACAATAAGCTAAGTATACGTACCATACAAATTAACTGCTTATAGTCTTGATCCATCTTTTATAATTGAACGCCTATGGGCGATGCTAGTATGCTACTGTTGTTCTAGGAAAGTACACTATATATAGTATGTTGAATGCTCTTGACACTATGCATATTCACTTCTTTAGATTTTGATTCTCGTTAGTAAAAATTCTAACTCCACCACTGATTGGATTATGCCAAAATACATAGTATAAGAAAAATGATATTCAAAATTCTACTACATTATTAACTACAAGGAAATGATCATTTATAATTATTCTAATGAGACTTTtctttataattatttaattcCATAATGATAGAAAACAAGaagtatataaagggataagtcCATACGTATTGTATCACGTCCAGCTGTTACGTAGGGCTTCCCCTATTTTGATTAGTTTAGGCTATGAACTAATAAAacagaaaacaagaaaaagtggTTTTGACATCATTTGAGTGTGGAATTATAAAAAATAGGGCTAGCTTGATGATAATATGCACTAGACTTTTAGTAAAAATCAATCTTCTTTGGATTCTATTCTTTAAatgtttaattctttttttttttttgagaagatTATTACGAATATGGAATGGGCAAATATTGCACATAATTTTGTTGCGAGCACGCATTGCCTTCTTCATCTTTCCATGCATGTGTGTTACCCATACGCTTCTCTATATCATCAAAAtctctctttcttgaatttctatTCTCTCTCTACTTTTAGAAAATTGATTTATCTCAATAATCTATTTCTTCACAAATTTAGTTTTATACATGTTGACAGTTTTAAGAAGGGAAAATGTCTAAATTTGCTCAAATTTTTTCTACGTGAAATATTTGGTCCATGCATTCATCTCCGTCCGTTGGCAAATTATCTCGCATTTACTCTGATCATCATAAACAAAGCTCCAGTTAGTAATGAGTACTAGACTGCAGACTTCCAAATTATTCGAGAGAAAAAGGTCAATATTTACCTTTCAACTATGTTTTAAAATTACTCTCACGTTTGTGCTGTTCTAGAGCTCAAGGGTAAAAGTGAGACATTTTCTCAAACAATAGGTTAAATTAGACCAAAAGTTTTACGGATAACAAAATTGGTAACTGGGATGATACCTtataaagacaacaaattaCAACCAGAAAAAGTGCCTGTAATAACAATGCATAAGTTCCTTAACGTTGTAACGTAGATTGTTAATAGTATGTATTTATATGTCTATCTTTATCTGTTCTAAATAATTCTTTATTGGTGTCCTTTGATTACCCATGATTTCATGAGGGTCACGTGAATGAACAGCAAAGGTTTTATCAACTGAATGTCCCCTTTTCATTTTCACAAAATATCATCTTCCAAagattttttgtttctttcttacGTTAGTTTGTGTCCTGTCTACCACAGAACCAGGGAAAGGAAAAcaacttaaaagaaaatataaagtaactCGAGCGTTTCTTTATCTTTTAAAATGTATAGTACTGAATAATTCTACTGTTAAGTGAATGTTTATATGTTTCTTTTCCTATGTATTCTGACACTtaatcactttttaaaaattaggTCAAATATAAGTTGcttttataatattaataaaattaattttcaaaagttCAACCAAATTAGAACGTTAATAATCAAAAACCACGCTAAGTAAATTTGTAAGATTCATGTCAAACAAAAGATTCATAATATAGGTTACATTAATCATAGAAGAATCACGTATTTTATTTGTTGCCAAAACAAATTTTATACTCCCAACTATTTATCATGCTCTCATAATACAGAAAGAGTACCTGTATCATCTCAAAATGTACATTTGGAACAATATTGTACGTAAAAATCTGACATAATACgtaagaacatgaaatgagtcgTTCTAGACAGAGTCTAACCAACACAGATTCATAATTAAAGGAGGttataatttaaattctaaGACTTGATTTATTTAGCTATATTTTGGGGATATACAAATAAATTTCCAATAAAGTTTCCCAACCCCGTACTTAAGTGCGAATCACATTCACTCCTagtaaaatcattttttccatagtaacatatatatgtaccatTAAATACTTTTTCgctcatttttacttgtccattatactaaaaaaaataaaaataaaaataaaaaaactgtaacttttacttgtccattttagcatatcatgaaaaagACAATCTTTCtttcctgttttacccttaACGTTAACTACtaattcatttattattatttttcttcaaaaaatgtaaaattcatcgtggacaagtaaaagtgaaatgaCAAGTAATAAATACCAAGCCCCACGTCTGTTccatttatgtttttttttttttttttttttttgctgcaCATGGCCTTCATTTTCGTATTCCAGAATTCTCGTTGGACTCATTTATTTTTGTTACTTAAGCTATCTGCCCATGCAATTCCATTTTCGcaatatttcattccatttagCTGCTTAAGTTTTTTATGTACCATTATTTTCcatctatctttattttttcccctgatgttttttcacaaaaatttgggatttcatcCAAGTAAAAAAGAATTTATCTTGACTAAAAGAATATTAAGTACTTGTTAAAATTGCGAATTCAAGTTTTACGCAAAATTGGGTTAAGGTCACTTGATTTAATCGGCCTTcagcaagaaaataaaataacaagcaAAGCCTCAAATACATTAATTCATTAAAAGTTAATATACTTTGGTGAGAAAATAATAGAGAAGACTCCTTATGCTGGGGAGTAGGTTCAAagttattttttacaaaaatattctTGAGCAATTTTGGTTACTTTAGGTTTGCCAAAGTGAGCAATTTTGGTCTCCGtaaaatttttaataaattttatttgttaattcTATGTAAAttgtgaagaattttttttagcaaaaatCGCATTTGGAAGTACTACttttgtatattatgatatttttttaatttattttccagAGTTTGGTGCATTTTTTATGTGCAACTCTGCTTTATTGGTGTATACTGTAGTTTTTTGGATTGCAATTTTTAGTATTTGATGGGACTTTTCTGGCTTTTTGGTTAACTTTTCTTCCCAGCAAATCCCCTCAAATCGAACCGAAATAGCTCGTTGAATATTTGACGGAAGCCAAAATTGAGGACAAACTTAAGGACCAAAACTATTCAGGAGCATATTTAAGGGACTACTTTAAACCTACCTCCAAACATAAAGGGTCAGTTTTTGTTATTCTCTTCCCTTTGGTAGCCActtatatttttcttgtttcactccaaaagaaaagtaaataaaactaGATTAAAGTCAAATATGAGAATTATTTCAAACATAGTTAGCTAAAAAGTAAGAAAGGTCCAACACGGAAACACTGCGATTTGAATTTGCATCTTTGTGATCACTGTAACAGAATGATATTGTCATTAAACTAAAATTAACCCCTCCTTATCCTCAAAATATGGACATATTTTTGAAGTGTTCATATTCCAATATGTACAGTTTCCTTAGCACGTGTAGGCTCTCTAGTTTGTTTTTTCTCCTTCCTTCTGCACCAAATATGCTTTTTTAAGATTCAtgtttaaaaagttgaaaaaagaaatttccCTGTGAATGTTATTTCACAATTGCAGCAAAATGACAAATATCCACTGTCAGTCCTTTCAGTCACCCCCTTATTtctgaaatgaaatggaaaaaaattactgtatttgtttttttattccATACTCTCTGATGATCAAATTAAGACATTTTATCAGCCAAAAAGTATCAAAAGCATGTGATGTAACCAAAGCTGGTgagtttatttaaaaaatactcGTGCCAATATGATTTCTTATAGTATATTATTTCCCATGCTTATTCATTCTTATGTCttgtttaagaaatatctcCATAAACTACTGATAGTAGggattttatatttttacacATTAGTTTATATTGACCACACCTTTTGGCTTTATCTTAATCTAAGtggaacaaattaaaaaatacctatagttaaaaaaaatattaatagcataccataactttaaaaaaaaagttttaatttgaCCAAGCTGGTATTCTTGATACTCCTTcggttccaatttatgtgaaggtattTGATTAagcatgaagtttaagaaagaaaaaaaaaattgaaactcgTGATCTAGAATAAACCACAGATGTTTGTGTGAATTTAAATCATCCCattaaatgtaaaataaaaattttgaagttaaattattactactaaaagtagtttttttttttttttgaaatgcacataaattgggacagatggaatattatttttgtataCACGGTATATAAATCTctctatttcctttatttactGGAACACAAACAATATAGAGGTCAATGCATGTTTCATTAGCCTAAAAAAGCTTTATAGGCTATGTCgctataaatataaaaaatttggtgacgttttccctttttatttacTCAAATATTCTTTTCAAACTTTTGCTCCCCACAAATCCTgatcttttcacttttttaccaCCGCTAATTTTGGCTCTAATCTAAAGCATAACTTGTCCTTTCTTTAAAAAGTGAATTCTCTAAATCTAACTTGTCTTAGATTCATGTGAtacactttttattttaatctgtctaaaaaaaaatatttttttatttaaaatttatttaaatttcaatttttttttactcttaatgaaaaTGCTACACATACTAGTTTTAGATcacacatttaaaaaaatattcattttttttaattttatagctaattaaattatatcacataaatttaaACAGGGAGTTGGAAATACTTTATAAACAATGCACCCATTTCCCTTTCAACTCTTTAAAGCATACCCCATTTTTTAACAACCCCTTATAACCTCTTTGCTTCAAGCTCTGAACAACAACTTACACAGAGTTCATAGCTTTTTAAGGTACTTAGTTTACCCTTTttgatttcttgttttttctccatcattttcctttcatatttCAGTTGTTTCAGTACCAtaaagtttgaattttgaagggaaaaaatgtgTGCTTAAGTGTGTTGTTTAAAGATACAATCTTTTGTGTGTTTTCTTGACTGTTGCTGAGAAAATGAGGGATTTCCCATCTTGTTTTGGTGAAAATGGGGTTCAAGTTGCTGATGCTTCTTGTTCAAGTGTTGTTGGAGTAACTAAAGCTCCACAGAATTTAGTAACCTGTGTTTATCAGTGTAAATTACTAGGCAAATCTTGTCTTATTACGGTTGTTTGGACCAAGAGTTTAATGGGGCAATGTCTTAGTGTTGAAATTGATGATATGTCTCATCAGTGTCTTTGTAAAGTTGATGTAAAGCCTTCATTGTTCTCAAAAAGGAAAGGGTCAAGGTCTTTGGAAGTTAAGTCTTTTAAAATCGACATCTGTTGGGACTTTTCTATGGCCAAATTTGGATCTGGGCCTGAACCTACTGAAGGTTACTATTTGGCTATATTATGCAAAGGACAAATGGTTTTGGCTATTGGGGATCTAAGAAAAGAAGCATTCAAGAAAACTAATGCAAATCCTCCAATTTCAAATGCAATGTTTATTTCCAAAAGGGAACACATATTTGGTAAAAGGGTGTTTTGCACTAAGGCTCAGTTTTGTTATACAGGTCCAGTTCATGAAGTTACAATTGAGTGTGACTCTAATGGCATTGATGATCCTTGCCTTTTGGTTCGTATCGATTCAAAAACTGTAATGCAAGTGAAGCATTTGAGATGGAAGTTTCGCGGTAATTACACTGTTTTAATTGATGGACTACCTGTTGAAGTGTTTTGGGATGTTCATAATTGGTTGTTTAGTAGCAATTTTGGAAATGCTGTGTTCATGTTTCAAACTTGTTTATCAGCTGAGAAATTGTGGACTACACACACCCTATCTGATCTTTCAGTGATGCCTTGGCCTTGTACAGAGAGTTTGAGCAATTCCAAATCACCTGGTTTGGGTTTTTCTTTGGTTTTGTATGTTTGGAAGAATGAGTAGTTGAGTGTTCTTCTAGTAATTCCCAACaaagatttaattttttaagatcTTGTTTGTGAACTGGATTTGAGTTATTTCTAATGAatatacttttttcttttcttttcatgtgcTATGATTATTACTTGAATCTGAAGTTTCATTTTATTCCTCCCAGAGTCAATTTCTTTTGATTACTGGTAGTTATCTACAATTATGAATAATAATTGTGTCCATAAAGTGGAACTTTCCTTTAAGTATTTATGCAAGCCAATCTACATCATTAGAGACTAGTAATTTTAGTCAATCAAGCTCATCATGATGGACGTTAGTATCTAACATCATAACTTTGTATAAGCCAAAATTAGTAAGTAACCTAAATAAAAGAATTTGTAATTGTTATTGGCACCTTGACCTGTTCTAGTTTATTGTTGAGGTAGAGATGGGATTGCTGACTTGCTTGCTGTAGAAAAGTTTCAGATACCTGacctagaattttttttcagCTTTTAATATATCTAGGAAACCATAGTATTTCTTGGTgcgtgcgtgtgtgtgtgtttctcttctttttaaagaaaattctgtGGATCTGTGCTTATATTGATTGCACCTTTATAGGTTGTTATGTTTAGCGGCTTAGTAAATCATGAAGTTGAAGGACATAGGGTCTTTAAATTGTTAACCAGCTTCtaagtgaaaataaaaaaaggaaataaatcgGCGATTGAACTTTTCTATAGAGGGGTATTAGATATGCAACTAATTACAGTAACATGCTAGAGTTATTAGTAAAGGTTCAAACTTTGCATGGTAAGATGTGAAATGACTCCAGAATACTGGAAAAAACACCGGTAAGCAAGTCCTGTGGAGCCCCAGACTCGAAAAGTTTGTGACATGGATTGGATCATCCCCACGGAAGCTGATAACTTTTATGATAAATTACTCCGTCATTGATTTTGAACTTTTTACTGTAACTTGCTGTGAGATtatgaacatgaaaaataaggacATTGCATACTTCCAACACTTTTGAGTTGAGTTGGTCTGCTATTAGATCTACAGGTCAAAGAAATGTTATCTGCTTTTGTCCGCTAAGTTCAGAGATTCGAAGGTATACTCCTTTGAAGTACCACTTAAATGGAATGCTATCCATAAACATAAATCTGAAGGTTGTGTAAATGAAAGCTGGTGATTTCCATTGAAGTGCAGGCTTGAATAGTTGCATACACTTCTTGAAGGATATGCTGGACATTTGCAATTACTATGCAATCTTGTGTTGGTGAACACATTCGCCATTCATTCCTTAGTTTTATTAATTTCAATCTTTTCGGTAGAGATAATTTGTCACCAAACATTTGGTATTGTCGTCTGCCAGTAATAACATTCTTGAAGATCTAAGGCTGTTTATCTAAGACATCGTTTCTTTCTGTATTACC
This portion of the Lycium ferocissimum isolate CSIRO_LF1 chromosome 1, AGI_CSIRO_Lferr_CH_V1, whole genome shotgun sequence genome encodes:
- the LOC132047230 gene encoding uncharacterized protein LOC132047230 is translated as MRDFPSCFGENGVQVADASCSSVVGVTKAPQNLVTCVYQCKLLGKSCLITVVWTKSLMGQCLSVEIDDMSHQCLCKVDVKPSLFSKRKGSRSLEVKSFKIDICWDFSMAKFGSGPEPTEGYYLAILCKGQMVLAIGDLRKEAFKKTNANPPISNAMFISKREHIFGKRVFCTKAQFCYTGPVHEVTIECDSNGIDDPCLLVRIDSKTVMQVKHLRWKFRGNYTVLIDGLPVEVFWDVHNWLFSSNFGNAVFMFQTCLSAEKLWTTHTLSDLSVMPWPCTESLSNSKSPGLGFSLVLYVWKNE